The genome window ccggaccagAGACAAAATCAGATTTGCCTCCAATTCCCCTTTTTCTGGTTATTTTTGGTATTGGATCAAACTGACATCTAACTCCTAGTTGAACTCCTAGTTGAACCGACCGGTTTGGTCCAGTTTTTAAACAGTGTTCCTCATTCAATTATGGAATtgaattttgttcattttccatCATAATAGTGATTTACCTAAAGACATCTACTCCTTCAATTGTCATGTTATTCATGTCTAAATCTCCATCATTAACTACAATTTTAACAACCGTTCAAAATGTGAACATGTTTTTATCATTCAAAACCTTTTATTTTCATTGTCAAATCATATACACATGTTTAGATGCTAAGATATTGAGGTTTTACAAGTGTAAATAtagttatataaataaataaaaaggtaaaatatttaaatacagGGTTTTATTTTTCGTATACCAAAGgtgattttatataaatttcagttaacttaaataataactttatatatatatatatatatagagagagagagagagagagagagagagagagagagagagagagaggttccTGGATACAAATGTGGATTGAAAATGAGTTGGGTAGATTGGTTTAAACTTAGTTTAGGTCTAGTGCATTGGACTCGATCAGATGGTAACACATGTCCAAAAGTGGAAACATGTCACCTTCTTAACGAGTCTAAAATCAATTGACCCAAGTCTAGCCAGATTGACTTTAGATCAAATCAAGTTTAGATTCTAAAATGAGTTTATTCTAACATATTGCAAAATCTATCACCTAGGTTCTTAAGGGTCAAGtcaacattatttatttatttattttattttgagaaactgGTCAAAATTATTTAACTTCATATTTTTGTTcacaagcaaaataaaaaaaataaaaaaaacattaaccTCGATAATATTGTATTTGTCTTTTTTGCTAcataaataagagagagagagagaggaaaaaaaaaacactccatGGTTTTCCTTCGGAGTTGGGTGGATTATCCAATCCGATTCCATTTTTGCAAGGTCTTCTAAAAGAACGGATAACGGCAAGTCGTATATAAATAATTTGCTAAAAGTTGTACTCCCGGTTtttccaaaattaatttgtttgtaGAAAAAGCAACGGCGTCGTTTCCTGCAAACTCATTCTCTTTCATCTACGTTCTACCTCTtctttcttaaaagaaaaaagaaaaaagaaaaaagaaaaaagaaaagaaggatcCAGGGCTCCCCGCGGTCTCACTCTCTCACAGCACAGCTGAGAAAAGaaaccgagagagagagagagagagagagagagtaaaagcaaaataaaacaaataaaaaaaatgaggttcAACTTCGACTTACAGGATCCGAATTTAACACAAAGGCGTTCCGCCACGCCCAAAGAAGAAGTGGAATGGGTTCCGCTTCAGAACCACCCAAtcttctcctcctccaccaccaccgaAGACCACGCTTCCACCTCCGCCACGTCATCGCCGCGAAACCTTTTGGCCTGGGACGGAGCCACCAGGCTCTACTTCTGGGACTCCAACAAACACTGCCTCCATCGCATCTCTATTCGACTCGGCGAACCCCAACCTACCTCCGTCCTCGCCTCTTCTCCCTCTaaggtcctctctctctctctctctctctctctctaattaattttaaaaatatttttgttcttctttttaatcttttcagCATAATGGAGCTATTTGTGAGTTTAGATTAGAGAAACTAGAAATTGTGGAAAATCTTAATGCAatggaaatttgaaattaaagttATTTTAAAGACTTTTTTACAGCAATCCAATGTGGAGTTTTAGGGCTTGAACTCGGCAGCTGTTGATAATACTCTCATAAGTTTTTAAGTGATGAGGAATGGAAACACATCACATCAGTTGAATTGTTTAGAATTGAAAACAATTCACACCGTTATGGTATTGTATATTGTAGCAAAGAAtcatcttaaaaagaaaagaaaagaaaaaataggtaCAAAAAATTGTGCTCATTTAATGAAACTTGTTGTGGAATCTTCATTATATTATGGAATTTATTGTGGTGAGGAATTTAATTGCGAGAATGCTTACTCATTATGGTATGGTATGGTATAGTGTGGGGGATTATGAAACTTGTTGAAGAATTGAACTCGTTTTCGTTGATTTTTAGCTAAAAGTCTAGTAAATATTGATTGTTGTGTGATCGTATGAATGGACTATCTTTgtaactttcatttttttattgaagcTAAAGTTTTATGAGATCATTGTGGGGCTAAGCAGGCTTTTTGGTATAGAATAATGCTAGGAAGTCAAGGTATGGAATTAGCAGTATTAGTGCCGTTAAAACAAGACGTAAGAGGGACGGTGCAACAAAGTAGGGTAAAGTGATTGTTGGGGTGGCATCCGTGAAGGAGGAGGTAGGCTAATAATTGCACCATTATGAGGTAGTGGGAATCATTAAAATGAAATAGgtgttcttgttttgtttttcatttttaacataAGTACTCCCATTTTTGGTTTCTGTAAGATGCTGAAAGTATTGAATtctgcaaaagaaaaagaaaaggggggtGGAGGAGGAGGGGTGACAACCAAGTAGCTGAGCACATAGAAGCACAGAAGACTAAATATAATAGATAGTTCCATCTTGTTCAATATGCATAAACTATAGGGAATGATGTATCTGATTTCATGCAATTGTGACTTGACATAGAGTGGAGTAGTGATGTAGAATTCATGCAGCCCAACCTGAGTGGCAGGTAACTTAGGATAAAGTCTTAAAGAGTTGAGTTGAGCAGTATTGTTGGTTTGGAACAATTGTTTAAGCTAAGTGCAGTGGCTGTGAAAATTCTTGGTAGGTGTCTTTTTTAAATACCCAGTATTTTTTCCTCACATGCTTGGATACCTATGTTgattctttttttgcttttagcTTGCAGTGCTTTGTTGATAATATCAGTAATTTAATAGGTATTGCAAGCAGATGTGCAGCTCAACTTTGTGGTTCATAAAATCTCCATCAATAGGAATGGATCTGCGATATTACTTGCTGGTTCAGATGGTTTATGCGTCATGTACCTTTATGGGCGGAATTCTACTGAAGAGAATGCCATAATTTGCAGGTACTAGCAATATGTTGGcatttgttttctcttatgCATATGTGTTTGGGTTGTTTCTGGAAGCAATGCTTAGTGAAATGAATTGTGACTTACACCGGCACCTAGATTGTATTTTGAAATATTGTTCGGGGAATCATATTCTAATAGGAAAAGTAAACTTCATACAATGTGCATATTGGTGTGATATATTCTATGTGTTCTAGGATATTATAGaactattactatttttttttattaaaataattttttcgtCTTAAAGTTTCTTATAGGTGCCTTTTTGTTGCTAACTAATCTACAGGACTGTTACTGTTGGTTCACAACTCTATTCCAATGACTCCAATGCCATACGTATGCTACAAGTTTCATGGCACCCATATAGTGACACCCATATGGGAGTTCTTTCTTCAGATTCAGTTTTCAggtattatttattattattttttaaatatttatgatgaTTCACATTCTAGCATAGGCATCGGCATGCATGTTACAACAATAACACCGtagtcccaaattttttggGTCGGTTATGGATCATCAACAAGATTAATTTGGGTcggccacatgtattcttttctgtCATTATATTCCATCCGAAATCATAGAGTTTGTTGACTTACTAAATTGATACGTCCATCTAACTACTTCTTACTAATGTTATTGTTGGTCTCCCTCTACCTTTTTTGTTCCCTTCACTTGAATCAACTCACTATCTCTTACCAGTGAATTTTAATCGCTCTCCTCTGCACATGACTAAACATTACAAGCAACTTTCCCTCATCTTTTTATTAGTAGAGGCCACCCCTATCTTTAAGCAGATTTCCTCATTTCAAATACAATATTTCTATGTATTTTCACTTATCCATCTTAACATTCTCGTTTTAGCTACACTCATTTATGAATATGTTGCTTCTTATTAGCCCAACATTTAGTACCATAGAGTATAGCTAGTCTTATGGCGgtcttataaaattttccctttaacTTAATAGGTATTCTACGATTATACAATACTCTTGATACGCTTCTCCATTTCATCAACCCTGCTCTTATCCTATGATTCATATCCTCTTCAATCTCTCCATCTTTATAGATTATTGATCCATGGTATCGAAAGGTCGCGCTCTTTTGTATCTCTTGACCATCGAGTCTTACCACCGCTTCATCTATGTTTCTACTTTTACTAAACTTTCCATGTGCACTCTTTTAGTCCACTTAATCAAAAGGCTTTGGATTTTACAGCGTCTtgccaaattttaaaattagactACATATTGTGAGGTCAATAATTGTATATActgtaaaaatttatataaagttAAACAAATAATGTCGTATAATAATCTGGCATATGAACTATAGTTAATAATTGgagatattgtaaaaattggttattgtattgaaaattataaatgatagTCATGATCAGAAGAAGTAATTGTATTCATGGTTCAAAGTGGGTTTGCTTATCTTTTGGCTGATATGGGATTTGTTTGGATGACTAAGGCCTGATTCATCTCTTTTAAGCTTGCTTTACATTGTTACTCTTAAATCAATTGgtataatttatcttttatagGGTGTATAAGTTTATACCATTATGGGAGTTTCCAAAACAGGTTTTGGTCATATATTACTTTTGTTTATGTCAGCTTATACTTGTGGCTTTCTCACCTTGCACATACTTTTGATAAACATGGCATTGTTTTATTAAGACCAATccttttaaaaacaattatctCTGGGTTTGATTGAGACTTATATTgtatttacttctttttttttttcattttcttttagaCTTTTTGATTTGTCGTCAGATCTGCTGCTACCAGAGCAAGAATATTATCTACAGCCCGTTGAACCCGGTAGATCCAGGAATGTCACATCAATCTGTCctgttgatttttcttttggaggTGACCACTTATGGGACAGGTTTAGCGTAAGTTCAGTTGAAACTCATAATGAcatttgattcttcatatattcttCGTAATGTATAAATCTCCACCCTCTCTCAAAGAAAGGGGGGAAAATAAAGAAGGAGATGTCACTGATGCTAATAGTACATTGGTGCTCCCTTTGCCTCGATTTGTCTTATTCtctgtgtttaatactttaatgtATGAGTTCATTTGCATTATGGTTCACCCAATACAAAAGGCTGTAGGTTCAAGTCAGGGAATCAGCCTCTCAAATAAATGGGGATAGCTTCCTACCATTCAGATTATTCACCtccaaacccccccccccccccccaataaaGCAGGAGCTTTCTCCACCGGgtacaacttttttttggtCCATGTCACCGAAAACACTTTGGATTCCACCCATAGTTTACTTGAAATTGTTTCTTGGCATAGATTGCAATTGATATTCCTGCTTAACTAAATCATCTGTTCATCTTTTGTTTCAGCTAATGCTTTCTTGAAATCAATGATCACATGTCATGTTCAAATGTGTTGCCTGTTGTTCTTGACTTTGTATGTTTTGATTTGAACTATTCTTACAACTTTCCTTTAACTGATCTTGTTTATGGTTGTGTAGCCTGCTCATCTTTTGTTATGTTGTTAGTTCCTTGTGCTTAGTTATAAAGAGTAGTGTTTTAATTTGTAACTACTAATTTAATTGGTTATCACTTTTACATCATGCGCAGGTTTTTGTGTTATACACTGACGGTTCACTTTACATCCTCTGCCCAGTTGTTCCATTTGGGAGGTACATGATTCCttatggtttttgttttcttttttctctattaaTATTTGTCAGATGTGCGAGGCTTACAGTTTTTTCTAGAGATAGTTACGGATGTTTACTAAAACATTTAAGAGATTTAAGATTCTTGAGATTGAGGGCTCTATTTTGCCTATTACTATGTGAGACACAGTAAAGCTGGAGGCATCTTTTATGATCCACCCAGGAGCTTCcttatttgaaaattctttATTATATTGGTTTCTCTATTTATGCTCATATTATATATTGCGTGGAATTATGTGGCAGATTACTTATTCCCCTTGCATATTTTTGCCTCGGTGCTATCTATTAGACTGTGATACGCAGATGCTTTTTTGAAAGCTAATACACTAAGTTTGTTCCAGTTTGCCTGCTGGCTgactatatataaaaatctgATTATTgatcaaatgttttattttgcAACAGTTTCTACAAATGGGAATCTATACTAGAGATATACAGTGATGCTCATACATTTGGACTGAAATCAGCCAATTCAACAGCTGTTAGTAATTCTAATCTGGCAATCTCTTGGTTGGAAGCAACGTTTCCTGAGTTAGCAAACCCAGAAGCAGAAGGGGGAGATCTGTCCATGCTTAGAGCTCATCCTTATGCTCTATTTGATGCATCAATTTCCTTGCAGGTACCTATATTTTCCTGCCAATGTTCCATGATGCTCCAAAATCTGTTAATTACTTATGCCAAACAGGGTATGGGATAGATGTGATGGACCTGTACCTAATGGATAGGTCCCAGAAGAGgaagatttgaaaaaaattctagaaattaTTTTGTGGGCTAGTTTTTCACGCATTCTTTTGTTgcatgaatatttaaaaatgtgAGATGCTATGAGACTTAGAACTCAGTATTGCTCTGTTTTAACattggaaaattttgagaatttaGATGGGTCAAGTGTATCTATGTCTANNNNNNNNNNNNNNNNNNNNNNNNNNNNNNNNNNNNNNNNNNNNNNNNNNNNNNNNNNNNNNNNNNNNNNNNNNNNNNNNNNNNNNNNNNNNNNNNNNNNNNNNNNNNNNNNNNNNNNNNNNNNNNNNNNNNNNNNNNNNNNNNNNNNNNNNNNNNNNNNNNNNNNNNNNNNNNNNNNNNNNNNNNNNNNNNNNNNNNNNNNNNNNNNNNNNNNNNNNNNNNNNNNNNNNNNNNNNNNNNNNNNNNNNNNNNNNNNNNNNNNNNNNNNNNNNNNNNNNNNNNNNNNNNNNNNNNNNNNNNNNNNNNNNNNNNNNNNNNNNNNNNNNNNNNNNNNNNNNNNNNNNNNNNNNNNNNNNNNNNNNNNNNNNNNNNNNNNNNNNNNNNNNNNNNNNNNNNNNNNNNNNNNNNNNNNNNNNNNNNNNNNNNNNNNNNNNNNNNNNNNNNNNNNNNNNNNNNNNNNNNNNNNNNNNNNNNNNNNNNNNNNNNNNNNNNNNNNNNNNNNNNNNNNNNNNNNNNNNNNNNNNNNNNNNNNNNNNNNNNNNNNNNNNNNNNNNNNNNNNNNNNNNNNNNNNNNNNNNNNNNNNNNNNNNNNNNNNNNNNNNNNNNNNNNNNNNNNNNNNNNNNNNNNNNNNNNNNNNNNNNNNNNNNNNNNNNNNNNNNNNNNNNNNNNNNNNNNNNNNNNNNNNNNNNNNNNNNNNNNNNNNNNNNNNNNNNNNNNNNNNNNNNNNNNNNNNNNNNNNNNNNNNNNNNNNNNNNNNNNNNNNNNNNNNNNNNNNNNNNNNNNNNNNNNNNNNNNNNNNNNNNNNNNNNNNNNNNNNNNNNNNNNNNNNNNNNNNNNNNNNNNNNNNNNNNNNNNNNNNNNNNNNNNNNNNNNNNNNNNNNNNNNNNNNNNNNNNNNNNNNNNNNNNNNNNNNNNNNNNNNNNNNNNNNNNNNNNNNNNNNNNNNNNNNNNNNNNNNNNNNNNNNNNNNNNNNNNNNNNNNNNNNNNNNNNNNNNNNNNTTGTAatttgaccgaaatttaagttgtttacaTGTAGTTTGAAATTTCATGATGTAAGTGTTCCattggattatttttttattttatttgatattgtatttttatgtatttttggatgagagaaatataaaagtgaagcaatattacatatttagccATGTTTTTTACAGAAATGAGTTACAAAACTGTACCTGAGCTAGTCTCAGGTGggtaaaatgttaaatttcaaatcacagaTAAGCAATTTAAATTTCGACAAAATTACAGGtagataagttgtaatttgccctacaagagagagagagagagagagagttagttGTGGAATGTGGAAATGGCGACATGAGCCCTGTGGCGCACTTGAAAGAAGCTCACATTGGTCTCCGCTGCCTTATGTGTCGGTGGTGCTGGCACCACTATAGCCACTTCGAATGATTCGGCGACAGTGTCGAAACTCTTCACCATCGTCCCTATTTTGCCTCGTACACAACTCCTTCATTTTTGCCACCATCGTCTTTGGTAGGATTAGAATTGTCAATTCCAAAGCAAGCTTATAGTTATT of Quercus lobata isolate SW786 chromosome 8, ValleyOak3.0 Primary Assembly, whole genome shotgun sequence contains these proteins:
- the LOC115958359 gene encoding nuclear pore complex protein NUP88, producing the protein MRFNFDLQDPNLTQRRSATPKEEVEWVPLQNHPIFSSSTTTEDHASTSATSSPRNLLAWDGATRLYFWDSNKHCLHRISIRLGEPQPTSVLASSPSKVLQADVQLNFVVHKISINRNGSAILLAGSDGLCVMYLYGRNSTEENAIICRTVTVGSQLYSNDSNAIRMLQVSWHPYSDTHMGVLSSDSVFRLFDLSSDLLLPEQEYYLQPVEPGRSRNVTSICPVDFSFGGDHLWDRFSVFVLYTDGSLYILCPVVPFGSFYKWESILEIYSDAHTFGLKSANSTAVSNSNLAISWLEATFPELANPEAEGGDLSMLRAHPYALFDASISLQVPIFSCQCSMMLQNLLITYAKQGMG